A region of the Phoenix dactylifera cultivar Barhee BC4 chromosome 10, palm_55x_up_171113_PBpolish2nd_filt_p, whole genome shotgun sequence genome:
TGGGATAAAAACAACTATGCCTTGTAACAATCACCTGCAAGTTTATTCCTGTTGCTAATGCTTGTATGGTgcacataaaaaaattattccaGTATCATAGATTAAAGTACGTATTTCGCATAATGCCAGCAGAAAGTGCCGGCAAGTTGGGAGGATTCGTAATGAGTTTGGTAAATGCTATGTAAATGAGGTTGGCCGGCCAAAAGAAATTGTGCCCATTAATGAAAGGTGCATAAAATTTGACAAAGTCCTAGGACTTGGCCACAAGAGTAGTTACAATATGGTTTACTAGTActgcatataaatattaaatcttATTTTAATATTTGACAGGAATGACATGGattaattatatcataatattttaCAGGTgaataaaagaactacgtaGTTCATATTGGTTGGAGAGGAAATGTTGTCCAAGTCCAATCTAATAATGCATGGAAAGACTTAAGACTAGCCGTGTATTTTGAGTAGGCTATGATGATAACCAAAGCAACATCCAATATTTTGGATTTTGTGGCAGAAGTAggtaattaatatattaaataatattaATGTTGAATGTTATTTAGTTGACATAACATTTTTTCTTTTACAGATGATTAGAATAGGAAAAATTTGACAATGCATCAGCAAAGTATCGAAGGACAAATAGTTCATTTTAGCACAGCTCGGCAGCATTAAGATTACATTATTAGCAAGTAATGAAAAAGTATGCATAAAAAATTTGTTGAATtagatattaaatatattttttatataaaaaatatattaattatatatatgagTATTAAATGTATGGTACGATGTACTGTACCAAACCGGATAGTATGGatcataccataccatactggtACCAATATATAGTATGCAATGTATAGTGACATTTAATTTGTCGAATTAGTTTTCATACGGATATAccaaaataataacaaaatgGCATCGGTATGGAGCTCGACACCAAAATGATGTACCCTGATTACATGTAATTAGTTAGGAAATGGTAGAACTTATTATATGTTTAAAATGAAAAGGAACATTAGATCATATGAGTCATAAATACAACGCTGGCAGCCACTTAGCAGGCCTCGCCGAATAATATGATGCACGATGATGAAGTGCATCAAGATTGGCCCACTAGCATGTCCTGGCTTGCAAAAGGAAATACCAGTGGCTCTTCACCCCTCCTGATCTTGCACCCTGCCTAATAGTTCAACTCAATATTAGTAAAACAGTAGAAAGCAAGGTTGGAGACCGGTACGACATATCATAGtacaaaaaatataaagaatatATCAACATAATAAACAAAAAATGCGTAAAATTATTAGGCACCCAGCGAAGATGCCTTGTTGGCTCAGAAAGCTGGTGGTTAATATATAGGTCTCACTGTGATATATTGGTGTACATCACTCAACCATTATAAGTGGGTAACAATTACTGGTTCTACAGAATGCCTAATAGCTATTCTACTCAATAACAtgatttagaaaagaaaaaaaaagttcaattcTCGAATCACAATACATTTGTGCCAGCCTAGTAGGATGtcagcatacataaaattcacattgaatttcttaaaaaaaaattgtgtaggaactcaatttcatattcaattATTATGTTATAGCAATTGAAACTTTCACACTTTGAATTTCGCACATTGTAGGAAGTTCTATATCATAGTTTCAGCTCAAAACTGAAGTTACTTTGTAAATCAAAGACATGGTCATATTTGTAATCAAAGGTTAACATATGAAACTAAAGAATTGACATACCAATGAGAATAATACTTTGTACTTTTAGCTCAATGCTGGAAATTTGACTCCAATTTTTAACTCGGATTCACCATGACCATCCATCTAGACAGTCAGTGTGAGTTTTATCAGCAAATATGAACGACGGTTTTAACAGGTGCTATAACATGGtctggaacacagttaactgaAAGTAAAATTCAAAATACTATACACATTTGACAGCATCTGTAAAAATTAGAGATCAAAGCATGCAATATGTAGTAAACAGGATTCGTATGAACAAAGAAAGGACGTGTTCCTTTAATTCCACCTGAAAATTACATCCAATTTTAATAACATGAATAACAACTTGCATTGCAAATTAAACAGATGATTTGCTTCAAGAACAACGAAATCATCATATTTTTCAGCTATTCAGTACATTAGGCAGTGAAACATGATCATACTCCTGTAAAGTTTTTGCTTGATGACTCAGGCAAGAATAGACACACAAGTAGTTGCTGCATCATAAAAATTTACGTCTCAATAAGCATTTGAGCATAGAAAGACGATGCGACAGAAAGCAGAGCAAAAAGGAAACATTTGCTTAATTCGCGTGAGGACAGAGCTCACGCGCTGCCAGAGACCAAGCACGGAGCAATTAGAGCTGGGGAAAGAAGCCCTCCCTAATTCTCAGGCACCAAAGGCaaagggaagaggagagaagggggCGAGGAAGCTAACAGGCAATTGGAAGCTCATCCAAATCACGGACAAACCAAACCTCGGACCTCCTACCGGTGACTCCGAGGACATGGAAGCCATGGATAAGGCGGCGGCGAAATCCGCACccgaggaagagggaggaggacaGAGGACTAATGGAGGTCCGCGAGGGTTGATGGCCTCCATCCGGCTACGTCTTCCTCCGAGAGGAGAACATGAAAATAAAACCATGCACGTAAGCCCAATCTAACAGCCATATGGAAATGCGCCTAAGCTTAAACTAAggtcctgtttgggggagccgttggaagtagagctgttggaagtagagctgtctgaagtagagctgttataaaaagctgtttgctatttggtaactacattcgtaaagtgttgtggtactttgttttgtgtttggtaaacaaactgagaaagtacttttatatgacaaaattaccataaaggacattgcatagtattatacaacataacataataaaacataacataaattaatacataaaatacgatatagtataatattattgtaatataaataatattatgttaatatagcataatagtaatataattattagagtaaattaatatttggtaatataacataatattaaattatttaacataacatgttaatgtattatgatataatgtaatatatattatatttatagtataatacaataataaaagtataaaatattataattattagtataaattaatttctcataatataacataatattaaattatttaaaataacatattaatgtattataatgtaatgtaatataatacaatattatagtataatacaataataaaggtataaaatattataattattattataaattaattttccataatataacataatattaaattatttaacataacatattaatgtattatgatataatataatatgatattatatttacagtataatacaaaaataaaggtataaaatattataattattagtataaattaatttttcataatataacataatattaaattatttaacataacatattaatgtattatgatataatataatatgatattatatttatagtataatacaaaaataaaggtataaaatattataattattagtataaaataattcccataataatttcccataatttctcataaaataaatttccgcggtccaggggctcttcttcgtggtccacgctcgaggaggacctcagtatgggccgcgaggttgatgataaaaaaaaaacaatagattgattttggaaggtatggaaaaggattaaaaaatttttcttctaaaatgtggttcaagagatgcatacaaaaattgaaaagaaaaataccttttcttatggaagggagtctgacggcttgggttcttggctccagtagatttttaggtttatacagggataaactatgtaattatgttattttaatatgggcatttttgtcaaaaatatagctttccgaaaaagctgaaacaacttcctcccaaaagctccaaattgaagcttcctcccaaaagctgttttcagcttcccgcaaaagctgaaacagctttttgaaaaatttaccaaacacagtttttcatctaaaagtacttttggagggacagaaagtgctttctggccctccaaaagctcccccaaacagggcctaaatcaGTTTAATAATTTCTACCCTAGGTTAGAATTCTCTACTGTCCATATTTTCCACCCCTAAGGACTGTAGCCCTCGATTGCTAGATTATTTGATGGAGTTTGAGAAAAGTTTTTTTTGATGCGCTGGATATGTGTTAGCTCTATATAACATAAATCATGAGTTGAGTTAGATTGTATTGGAATTAATCCAGCCTAACTATCATACTACTAGCCAAATCCTTTTCCACCTAGAATACTTATTTACTAGCTTATTTTGCAAgttatatttctatttttctccACTAGTTTAGAAAAAAGAATTTCTAACCTTTTTCCACCCCAGAGGACTGTGTAGCCCTTGATTGCTAGATTATTTGATGGAGTTCGAGAGTTATACAACTCTCTACGATGCAAAATACATAGCATAAAGAGATCCTTTTCGTGTTGGAATTAATCCATCCTAACAATCATACCACTAGCCAAACCCTTTTCCACCTACAACACTTATTTACTAACTTATTTTGCAAGTcatatttctattttcttttctaatagattagaaaaaagaatttttaacCTTTTTCCACCCTAGAGGAATGTGCAGCCTATGATGGCTAGATTATTTAATGGAGCTCGAGAGTTATACAGCTCTATGATGCAAAATACATAGATTGTGCTGAAATTAATTCAACCTAACTATCATACCACTGGCTAATTTCTTTTCCACCGAGAACATTTATTTATTAACTTATTTTGCAAGTtatatttctattttcttttccacTAGTTTAGGAAAAAACAATTTCGGACCTTTTGAACCCAGGCCGAGCTAAAAGCCCATATACTCGGGCCGACGAGAGCAAGAAGGGCCGAGGATAGAACCCTAGGTCCAGTGAAAGAACCAGAGAACTCGGCTCCAATGGCGGAAGCGAAGGCCTAGAAAATAGAAGCGCCCAAAGCCTCCGTTGTTTGTTCTCTCGCGCGACTTTCTTCGAGATATTCAGGGTGGAGATGCGAGCGGCCCCATGGAAGAGCGTGCTCAGATTTCGGAATCCCCTGTCCCCGACTACCGATTCCGCGCTGTTCCATTCTTCCCCCGTCTCATTCGCCAAATGGAGGAGTAAATCGGACCCTGATGTTCGTTCCCAAAGGCCAACCCTTTTCTAtttatattcctttttttttcctaagaaTACTTTGCATTTCGTGGGGCTGATGGGTAAAGATTagctcaaaagattttttttttttttttgtaagaagAAGATAACGGAGGATGGGCTTGATTGGTTCTTGTGTGCATTGATTTTAAATAGCACAAGTCACTTCAAACTATTGTTCTTCccattcttgtttttttttttattaaatttatttgatATAGAGGAGGCCTTGGAAGCTCTAGAATTTGCTATTTCTGTTGGTGaggttaattaaaaaataattggtGATGGGTTTGAGTGGCTTGTGTATTGCGTAATGGGCACTGGGTGTCTGATAGGTTGAATTTAAAAGGCATCGGCTACTTTAAgagtttttcttctttcttttttttcttattaatataaaggaaagatgcattttttttcttttttcttctttttatttttattttttaaagcttgtgaaataaatcaaaacaagaaaattcAGTCATAAAATTTAGCTAAACTAATCATGCCTAATTATTCGGTGTCAGCTTTATGACAAAGAATGAAATTTCATAATCGGGCTAAGCCGTAATGGGGAGAATGATCGAGTTGATTGTGAGTTGGACCAGAAAATACAATGGAATCAATTAAATTATTGCTTAAACATAGAGCTGCGCATCCATGCCAATGGTAAAATGCCAAAGTTCCTACTTTCTAGATTTTCACCATTTTGTTACTTTCATTGGTTCACTTTTGATATACATATTTGTTTTCTTTCAGACTTGTTATCTTACGTAGCTATATATACCGAGGAAGCCATGAGATAAAGGGAATAAATAGCTGTTTCTGTTCCTATATTATCAACTCTAAAAACATATCTGTGCTGTTTGTGCGGACATGTATGTGTGCATGTTGTGTAGATAATCTATATATGATTTGTAAGTCATATATAATGCCTTCACATCTTCATCGGTTATTGACATGTAATATTTTGTGATCTTAAACTTTCAGGATGAAGGAACAAACCAAGAACAGTCCAAGGTATAACATGTCTGGATCTTTTATATCTTGTTTAAATTAATTAGATAGCTTTCACttttcataattatttttttttgatgacatACCTATATTCTTCTATTTTGGATGAGTGTCTCATGTAAGCATTCAACATTTTTTCCGATGTTTTGTTTTCTTAAAGTTGCCAGGCCTCCAAACACTGGACTTTCCCATATCTTAGTCCTGTAATTGATTGAGAATTAAACCCTCCAATAATATATGCTCTCCCCCCTTTATCCGATGCGCTTTAAGGTTTATAGAAAGTGTTAACTATGGTCAAATATCAAGGAGAAGGTAAAATTCCTTGCGCATTTGTGTGGCTGGACAAATTCTAAATTGGTGTCAGTTGCTGAGGTCAAAGGTGGCCCAAGAAAATTATGGTGGGAACTGCATGATCTGTGAGAATTGAGAAAACTATGAGATAATGACTTTGTAATCCATATTAGAACCACCAAATAAAGTCATAAAAGATGAACTACTATAGAGAGGGAAGGAGATAATACAATCCTGTCATGGTCTCTAAAATTAGGCACCTTCCTTTCTAGAATGGCAGATCTTGATTTGGCTTGATCTGAAGGGCCTACAGCTGAACTTTAATTTTGTTGCATAACGGAACTAGTCAATTAAGGCTGTATCATTCTCACACAATATGGAGATGGAAAAGTTTTTAGTTGGTCATGTTTTTCTTTGAAGTTGAAGGTATGAAATTTGAAGTTGACTCAAAATATTATAACGATTGGAGAAATTCATTCATGCATCCTTTGAAGCTGGAGGGGAATGGAGCATGGAGGTGATCTTAAATCATTCAGAACCAACTAGGAAGGGTGGCTAAACCTGATGAATAGTGGAAGCGGGTGAAGTGCTGGCATTCCAGCCAAATAAAGTATGTTCCCATCCTTGCAAGTTTGAATGTAATGTATACATTCTTCCATGTCATTGTAACAATTGGGAAAAGAGCTTTTCAAAAGAGCAGCAACAATAAGCAAGTAGGAGACGCAACAAACTATTACTACTGCTGCTATAAGCAAGTAGGAGACAGTTTGGGATTTGCTCTGAGAATAGATTCGACACCATGAGTTAGTGGTTGCTGCTCTAAGAGTCCCTGAACGGTCAATAGGATTACTCTGGATCTCTTTGGAACTCAATATGTTCCAAGACACAAGGCATCTTTGCTTAGCCTTATTGCTTACTCTTGTTTGTAGAAGTGGTCAGACATTTGTTGATGGACATTTCAGAGTATGTTTTGCCCATAAGGATTCTTTATCAATAGTCATCTTCAAATTGACAATAAGTATGTTTTGGAGTCTTTTGATTCTCAaaattatcatatgctgttttgAAATGATTTATGGTCTTGAAACTACTTTCTCCAGagttgtttttctttccttcaagGCGGATAATGGCATATATGTGAAAACGCAGATCTCATGCTATTGTATTGCCTCTTCGACTTTAACTGATTGTCAATTTTCTAATTATTAGTCTGTACACCATTAGATGTAGTGGATTAAGTTCTGCTGTTCTGGTGACAATTAGACTAAATAAGAAATTGGCAAGCTGAAGGAGAAAAACTTTATCGTTCTATAGCCATGCTACGGTCTCTTGAATGATCACATTAGGATATATTTTTAGTGGGGACTACTGTCAAGTAGGAGATGTTTATGCTTTATGCTTACATATCATCATTATTGGGAAGTAAATCTCTAAGATGCGGTCCAAGTATCGATAATGTTCTCAGGGACTTAATCAAAATTAATATGCAAAACTCTTCTTTATGGCCAAGTATCCTCATACATCTCCATTAGCATATTCTGATGTTTCTGAGAGTAATTTCTTCTCCTAGTCCTATATGTTGGTGTAATCTGACAAAACCATGATTTGGACAGACTCGCATCAGATTTTCAGTTCATCAAAAGCGATCTGATGCAAAGGCAGCTCTCAAGAATCTTCTTTTTGATGGTAGACCTTCTCAGCAATATTTTCAGGTAAGCATAGCTGGtaaatttgttttttctttgaCAGTTGGCTCATTATGTTAATGATCTCTAGGACCTTGTCCGGAATCGGTAGTCACCTTTTCTAACTTCGATTTGATAACCTGATTGATATTCCATCTGCACATTGTTAAGTGAATTCTAATTAACGGTATAATTAATTGCTTTCCATCATTGTCagtgatattttattttgtaaatCATGcctatctttttcttcttctttttcttatgtCATCACCTTCTTTTAGAAGCAACCATGCAAGCTGTATAATGACATGAATCTACCTGACATCTTGGTTTTATTAATAGGATGAAGATATCAGTTGGTCTACTGATAAAAAAAGCAGCAGAAATGTCAAAGCAAAGGACAGTTCACATGATTTTGATAAACATCAACGGTCAAAGAGTGCTGGGAGACCAAAGCCCCACAGTAAAGGCAAACATAGTGCAAACAAGCGTGAGTTTGGTTTTCCAGATTATTGTACTTTGTTATTAACATAATCCTTTGTATTTTATAGCTGAATTGTTAAGTAAACAATTGGTTCATCTAGTGTTTTCAATGACAAGATTTTAAGAGCTACATTTGTTTGCTATTATTTACTGCTATTAATATTcgtactgctgctgctgctgctaatACAAATTGCCTTATCTTGTATTCTtttccttgatctccataataTGATGGTATTGAGGTATCAAGAAAGTGGATGCTCAAAATTCTTTTCTCTACTGCACTTATCTACTAACTCAATCATATCCTAGCAATGCAGCATGTGGATTAACATCACATGGATGTCATCTTCTCTTATCCCTGCCTCAAGAACTTCCTCAATACCGTAGCTTATATGCTTCTAGAATCATCTCCTGTATCTTAGTGATGCTTTACAAACTCATAGACTCGCATGGTCTTTCATTTTTCTTGACATCTTGAAGTATGCTCATTTCGAGTTTCTTCATAATGTCCCTTTTTTTATAATTGCCTGACAAAGTCCTACAGTCAAAATTTTAGAAGATTCTCTTATTAATTTCGAGGGCTcgaaaacttaaatcttattcatTGAAATTGTAAAGATTCAGAGTTGCATGCTCTTTCATTCTACTTGACATGTTGGAATGAGGtcatttaaagtttttttcatAATGTCCCTTTCTGTTTGTAATTGCCTGATGAAGTCCTATAGTCAAAatcttaaagattctcttaTAAATTTCTAGGGCTCCAAAACCTATATCTTATTCATTGAAACTATAAAGCTTTGGCGGCAATCCTTTGTGTTTCTCCTGTAtccttgtaaaaatatctgctatcCAATTCTCATCCTTCATGCAAGCCCTTTATTTGGcattctgtttttgtttttttctactGGAATGTTATTCTTGATAATTCACACTATTTCCTGACTAGCCCAAGACTTTATTCTCGGATTATACTTGTTTGATTTGGTTGTCCACGATTTAAGGGTGGATGTTCCTGCTACACTCCTCTGTATAAAACTTTTATCCAGTCTGACATCTCTACTGTCAATGTCCAAGTCTTTCACAAAACTTAATATGCTTTTTACTGGAATCCCCTTTGTTCCATTGGAATATCTAGGTGAAGTATTAGGGGCCCATAGTGTTGAAACTTAGTTACTGTAAATCTGTTGCTTTTGAATGTATAAGCGGTTCATAGGTTTTTTGCACAGTTTGCTGAAGAAAATAACTCTGAAGGCATCAATTTTCTTCCAGATGAACACAATTTTAGCACAACACTCATTTGAATTAAGGACACtagattggaaaaaaaataatcagtTTGCCATTGCAGCCAACAATAACGTCAATCAAATTACATTCATTTTTAGATACCATATAATATATGCAGTGTATGATACTGCATACTTTATTATTTTGATCCCAAAATTCATGCTTGGGACCAGATTATTTAGTTACTGATTTCGTTGCCTTTATACTCATAACGAGATAacatttcttcctttttttttcagggTGGCGCAATAGGCAGAGCAGTTATGATGAAGATGATTATGAGCATCCTGATACAAAAATTTCAGCTACCTTTGGCGGACAAAGATGTTTTACCTGGTCTTTTACATCAGGGGAAAcccttcattttcagaattatgCAACCGGATTTGAGTGGAGAGATAATTCAGAGCGGATCAAAACCAGAAAAAAAGTATGGAGTGAAAGTGATATTGAGGATGAACCAAGTGATATAGGTTCCCAATCCCATAGAGTTATCCTTGGATTGCCACTCACAGGCCCCTTAAAATTAGATGATG
Encoded here:
- the LOC103703174 gene encoding uncharacterized protein LOC103703174; amino-acid sequence: MRAAPWKSVLRFRNPLSPTTDSALFHSSPVSFAKWRSKSDPDDEGTNQEQSKTRIRFSVHQKRSDAKAALKNLLFDGRPSQQYFQDEDISWSTDKKSSRNVKAKDSSHDFDKHQRSKSAGRPKPHSKGKHSANKRWRNRQSSYDEDDYEHPDTKISATFGGQRCFTWSFTSGETLHFQNYATGFEWRDNSERIKTRKKVWSESDIEDEPSDIGSQSHRVILGLPLTGPLKLDDVKHAFHATALKWHPDKHQGPSQAIAEERFKLCVDAYNSLCKALNSS